One genomic region from Amycolatopsis sp. FBCC-B4732 encodes:
- a CDS encoding MarR family winged helix-turn-helix transcriptional regulator: MGHARGLSSEEKRAWNAFRTSFTLLHQRMDQQLKRDVGLSHLQYEILARLGAAPGRELRMAELACAVSNSKSGLTYQIGQLEQAGLVRRRACESDVRAVYAVLTDEGAALLDQAAPGHIALVRELLLDVLTPAQLSALADGLGEANRRMLAAEDCS; the protein is encoded by the coding sequence ATGGGTCATGCGCGGGGGCTGAGCTCCGAGGAGAAGCGGGCCTGGAACGCGTTCCGCACCAGCTTCACCCTGCTCCACCAGCGGATGGACCAGCAGCTCAAGCGCGACGTCGGCCTGTCCCACCTCCAGTACGAGATCCTCGCCCGGCTCGGCGCCGCCCCGGGCCGCGAGCTGCGGATGGCCGAGCTGGCCTGCGCGGTCTCCAACTCCAAGAGCGGGCTGACCTACCAGATCGGCCAGCTCGAGCAGGCCGGGCTCGTGCGGCGGCGCGCGTGCGAGAGCGACGTCCGCGCCGTCTACGCCGTGCTGACCGACGAAGGCGCGGCCCTGCTGGACCAGGCCGCGCCCGGGCACATCGCGCTCGTGCGGGAGCTGCTGCTCGACGTCCTCACCCCGGCTCAGCTGAGCGCGCTGGCCGACGGTCTCGGGGAGGCGAACCGCCGCATGCTGGCGGCCGAAGACTGCTCTTGA
- a CDS encoding TetR/AcrR family transcriptional regulator, whose product MAEVKTRRRGTELEDAILRAAADELAEAGYAGLTMERVALRAGTNKNALYRRWPNRAALGVAAYRRLAGDRLSPPGTGDLREDALTLLRAVNCGQSSPAARILRGLLAGVGDEPELLAQLNEQAAEGVTNTWQTVVDHAITRGEAPPGARHPRVATVALVLLRNEYLTRGLTTVDDSVLIEIVDEVFLPLVRRR is encoded by the coding sequence ATGGCCGAAGTGAAGACCCGGCGCCGGGGGACGGAGCTGGAAGACGCGATCCTGCGCGCCGCGGCGGACGAGCTCGCCGAGGCGGGCTACGCCGGGCTGACCATGGAACGCGTGGCCCTGCGGGCGGGCACCAACAAGAACGCGCTCTACCGCCGCTGGCCGAACCGCGCCGCACTCGGCGTCGCCGCCTACCGGCGCCTGGCCGGCGACCGGCTGAGCCCGCCCGGCACGGGTGACCTGCGCGAAGACGCCCTGACCCTGCTGCGCGCGGTCAACTGCGGCCAGTCCTCCCCCGCCGCCCGGATCCTCCGCGGCCTCCTGGCCGGGGTCGGCGACGAACCGGAGCTCCTGGCCCAGCTGAACGAACAGGCCGCCGAAGGTGTCACGAACACCTGGCAGACGGTCGTCGACCACGCGATCACCCGGGGCGAAGCGCCGCCCGGAGCACGGCACCCGCGGGTCGCCACCGTCGCGCTCGTGCTGCTGCGCAACGAATACCTCACCCGCGGACTGACCACAGTGGATGATTCCGTGCTCATCGAGATCGTCGACGAGGTCTTCCTGCCCCTGGTGCGGCGCCGGTGA
- a CDS encoding TetR/AcrR family transcriptional regulator, whose translation MRAGRPSSAVPRRVDARRNREAILRAADEVFSEEADVVLDEVARRAGLGRATVYRHFPDRTALAFAVAAHHLTALKGLVRDEPFRELLRRVLAMQARRRPLVRVFRELPERSQRQYTQALIALLRPAFERAQREGGVRADLEPADLALLFEMHEAALVAGPAPRERTEPAERLVRVFLDGLAGAGG comes from the coding sequence ATGCGCGCAGGGCGACCGTCATCGGCCGTACCCCGCCGCGTCGACGCGCGCCGCAACCGCGAAGCGATCCTGCGCGCGGCCGACGAGGTGTTCAGCGAAGAGGCCGACGTCGTCCTGGACGAAGTGGCCCGCCGGGCCGGTCTCGGCCGCGCGACGGTGTACCGCCACTTCCCCGACCGCACAGCACTGGCGTTCGCCGTCGCGGCCCACCACCTGACCGCACTCAAGGGCCTGGTCCGCGACGAACCGTTCCGCGAGCTGCTGCGGCGGGTCCTGGCGATGCAAGCCCGGCGGCGGCCCCTCGTCCGGGTGTTCCGCGAGCTGCCGGAACGCAGCCAGCGGCAGTACACGCAGGCCCTGATCGCGTTGCTGCGCCCGGCTTTCGAGCGAGCCCAGCGTGAGGGCGGAGTGCGCGCGGACCTGGAACCGGCGGACCTGGCGTTGCTGTTCGAAATGCACGAGGCGGCGTTGGTCGCCGGGCCGGCGCCACGAGAGCGGACGGAACCGGCGGAGCGGCTGGTGCGGGTGTTCCTGGACGGCCTCGCCGGCGCGGGCGGCTGA
- a CDS encoding AbfB domain-containing protein, translated as MRRLVVLVLALLSPLVVVTAPANAAVTPKPPPLSTPWTSQVSTTDPLPEYPRPQMTRPDWQSLNGEWEFLNPATGSGGSVDRNAAPPLGQTLPERILVPYPVESALSGIMRNDNRDLMFYRRTFTVPPAWAGRNVQLHFGAVDYEATVWVNGVQVAAHKGGYDRFEADITARLNGGANELVVRVYDPTDGRGEKQPVGKQATTPSNIFYTPTSGIWQTVWLEPTAPSSIFSVDIYPNLANNTARVRVFGRGNVSGYSVLAESMTGGAVVGSATGGFTEFSVPVPNARRWSPDDPFLYDLRVSLRTASGATADQVVSYFGMREIGTKNVNGVLRPTLNGEFVFQIGTLDQGFWPDGLYTAPTDTALASDLQKHKDLGFTMVRKHIKVEPARWYYWADRLGLLVWQDIPSTPTADSNRTPAQIAEFETEAREIVDEHRFSPAVVTYVPFNEGWGEWNLDETKRVTTSLKNYDPTRLVNAHSGFNCCASKGDPGTGDIIDWHVYTGPDAPRPSGNRVSVLGEFGGLGLRNPGHEYSPTGNFFAYEQMASAAQLNDRYTGMVRDAKQLMLTKGLSASVYTEITDVEGEYNGLLTYDRRVQKVDTARVRAAHIDLIAASKNLNAAVPLTLGHLRSFRVTTPGYTDRYLRHADSLARTDVLTTGSADGARQDGSFRTVAGLANPRCFSFESANFPGKFLRHADNRVRIDGDTGGSFAADATWCSRPGLAAGGTSFESFNFPGRFIRHYNESVYLAVSGGPNPWDTATSFAADATWDVSAPALWRSSVPLAVNARQSLQVTTWGYTDRYLRHASGLAYTEVVNSGSSALLKQDATYTVRRGLGESSCYSFESVNYPGQFLRHQDGRVRNAPDDGSALMRADATFCSRPGLGGTGVTFESLNIPGAYLRHFDSAVYIASGAGTGSDRPQTVSADSSWTVAAPWAP; from the coding sequence ATGCGCCGTCTCGTCGTCCTGGTCCTCGCGCTGCTGTCGCCGCTCGTCGTGGTGACCGCACCCGCGAACGCCGCCGTCACCCCCAAACCACCGCCGCTGTCGACGCCGTGGACGTCGCAGGTCAGCACGACCGATCCGCTGCCCGAATACCCGCGGCCGCAGATGACGCGGCCCGACTGGCAGTCCCTCAACGGCGAGTGGGAGTTCCTCAACCCCGCCACCGGCTCCGGCGGCAGCGTCGACCGCAACGCCGCGCCCCCGCTGGGACAGACGCTGCCCGAGCGCATCCTGGTGCCCTACCCCGTCGAGTCGGCGCTGTCGGGCATCATGCGCAACGACAACCGCGACCTGATGTTCTACCGCCGCACCTTCACCGTGCCGCCGGCCTGGGCCGGCCGGAACGTGCAGCTGCACTTCGGCGCCGTCGACTACGAAGCGACCGTGTGGGTCAACGGCGTCCAGGTCGCGGCGCACAAGGGCGGCTACGACCGGTTCGAAGCCGACATCACGGCGCGGCTCAACGGCGGCGCGAACGAACTCGTCGTGCGCGTGTACGACCCGACCGACGGCCGCGGCGAGAAGCAGCCGGTGGGCAAGCAGGCCACCACGCCGTCGAACATCTTCTACACGCCCACTTCGGGGATCTGGCAGACCGTCTGGCTGGAACCGACGGCGCCGTCGTCGATCTTCTCGGTCGACATCTACCCGAACCTGGCGAACAACACCGCGCGCGTGCGGGTGTTCGGGCGGGGGAACGTCAGCGGGTACTCCGTGCTCGCCGAATCGATGACCGGCGGTGCCGTCGTCGGCAGCGCGACCGGCGGCTTCACGGAGTTCTCGGTGCCGGTGCCGAACGCGCGGCGGTGGTCGCCCGACGACCCCTTCCTCTACGACCTGCGCGTGTCGCTGCGCACCGCCTCGGGCGCGACGGCCGACCAGGTGGTCAGCTACTTCGGCATGCGCGAAATCGGCACGAAGAACGTGAACGGCGTCCTGCGGCCGACGCTCAACGGCGAGTTCGTGTTCCAGATCGGCACCCTCGACCAGGGTTTCTGGCCCGACGGCCTGTACACCGCGCCGACCGACACGGCGCTGGCCTCGGACCTGCAGAAGCACAAGGATCTGGGCTTCACCATGGTCCGCAAGCACATCAAGGTCGAGCCGGCGCGCTGGTACTACTGGGCCGACCGGCTGGGATTGCTGGTGTGGCAGGACATCCCGTCGACACCGACGGCCGACAGCAACCGGACGCCGGCGCAGATCGCCGAGTTCGAAACCGAAGCGCGCGAGATCGTCGACGAGCACCGCTTCTCCCCCGCCGTCGTCACGTACGTGCCGTTCAACGAAGGCTGGGGCGAGTGGAACCTCGACGAGACCAAGCGCGTCACGACCAGCCTGAAGAACTACGACCCGACCCGGCTGGTGAACGCGCACAGCGGGTTCAACTGCTGCGCCTCGAAGGGTGACCCGGGCACCGGCGACATCATCGACTGGCACGTCTACACCGGACCGGACGCGCCCCGCCCGTCCGGTAACCGTGTGTCGGTGCTCGGCGAGTTCGGCGGGCTCGGCCTGCGCAACCCCGGTCACGAGTACAGCCCGACCGGCAACTTCTTCGCCTACGAACAGATGGCGAGCGCGGCGCAGCTGAACGACCGCTACACCGGCATGGTCCGGGACGCGAAGCAGCTGATGCTCACCAAGGGCCTGTCGGCGTCGGTCTACACCGAGATCACCGACGTCGAAGGCGAGTACAACGGGCTGCTGACCTACGACCGGCGGGTGCAGAAGGTCGACACCGCGCGCGTCCGCGCGGCGCACATCGACCTGATCGCCGCCTCGAAGAACCTCAACGCAGCCGTGCCGCTGACGCTCGGGCACCTCCGGTCGTTCCGGGTGACCACGCCCGGGTACACCGACCGGTACCTGCGGCACGCGGATTCCCTCGCCCGCACCGACGTCCTGACCACGGGCAGCGCGGACGGGGCCCGCCAGGACGGCTCGTTCCGCACGGTCGCGGGGCTCGCGAACCCGCGCTGCTTCTCCTTCGAGTCGGCGAACTTCCCCGGGAAGTTCCTGCGCCACGCCGACAACCGCGTCCGCATCGACGGCGACACGGGCGGCTCGTTCGCCGCGGACGCCACCTGGTGCTCCCGGCCGGGCCTCGCCGCCGGTGGGACGTCGTTCGAGTCGTTCAACTTCCCGGGCCGGTTCATCCGGCACTACAACGAAAGCGTCTACCTGGCCGTCAGCGGCGGGCCGAACCCGTGGGACACCGCGACGAGCTTCGCCGCGGACGCGACGTGGGACGTCTCGGCGCCGGCGCTCTGGCGCAGTTCGGTACCCCTGGCGGTCAACGCACGGCAGTCGCTGCAGGTGACGACGTGGGGCTACACCGACCGCTACCTGCGCCACGCCAGCGGCCTCGCCTACACCGAGGTCGTGAACAGCGGCAGCAGCGCGCTGCTCAAGCAGGACGCGACATACACCGTGCGGCGCGGGCTGGGCGAGTCGTCGTGCTACTCGTTCGAGTCGGTGAACTACCCGGGCCAGTTCCTGCGCCACCAGGACGGCCGCGTCCGCAATGCGCCGGACGACGGGTCGGCGCTGATGCGCGCGGACGCGACGTTCTGCAGCCGCCCGGGCCTGGGCGGCACCGGCGTGACGTTCGAGTCGCTCAACATCCCCGGCGCGTACCTGCGCCACTTCGACTCGGCGGTGTACATCGCATCCGGCGCGGGCACCGGCTCCGACCGCCCGCAGACGGTGTCGGCGGACAGCAGCTGGACCGTGGCGGCGCCCTGGGCCCCGTGA
- a CDS encoding lipase family protein, with protein sequence MRRLWTVLLAVLLVSTTASPANAAEPPQGPAGDAFYTPPSPLPAGADGDVVWWRPLPDQPGAKGYLVLYRSRSATDTPIAVSGRVLVPAQPWTGAGPRPIVSVASGTRGIGDRCAPSKFQPDYEKPLFVDAMLSRGWAVAITDYEGLGTPGTHTYVVGRSEGHTVIDAARAATRLPAAGLAAGGAVAFSGYSQGGGGAAWAGELAPSYAPELAVAGITAGGTPADLDAVAKNLEGSVGFGFLLLSALGLDAAYPELDLPAYLNDRGRTLYATQRDACVDAVFGYAFGHIADYTTANPLTTAKWQARLAENKLGARPPKAPVFLFHGTADEIIPLAQAQTLRRDYCAAGVPVTWGGYLGEHVTTLAFSAGDVVGYLAGRFAGKPARSSC encoded by the coding sequence ATGCGTCGCTTGTGGACGGTCCTGCTGGCCGTTCTCCTGGTGTCCACCACGGCGAGCCCGGCGAACGCCGCGGAGCCGCCGCAGGGCCCCGCCGGAGACGCCTTCTACACCCCGCCGAGCCCGTTGCCGGCCGGTGCCGACGGCGACGTCGTGTGGTGGCGGCCGCTGCCGGACCAGCCCGGGGCGAAGGGCTACCTGGTGCTGTACCGGTCGCGGTCCGCGACGGACACCCCGATCGCGGTGTCCGGCCGGGTCCTGGTGCCGGCCCAGCCGTGGACCGGCGCCGGGCCGCGGCCGATCGTGTCGGTGGCCAGCGGCACGCGGGGCATCGGCGACCGCTGCGCGCCGTCGAAGTTCCAGCCGGACTACGAGAAACCGCTCTTCGTCGACGCGATGCTGAGCCGCGGCTGGGCGGTGGCGATCACCGACTACGAAGGCCTCGGCACACCCGGCACGCACACCTACGTCGTCGGCCGGTCGGAGGGCCACACGGTGATCGACGCGGCCCGCGCGGCCACCCGGCTGCCGGCCGCGGGCCTCGCCGCGGGCGGTGCGGTCGCGTTCTCCGGCTACTCCCAAGGCGGCGGGGGAGCGGCCTGGGCGGGGGAGCTGGCGCCGTCGTACGCACCCGAGCTGGCCGTCGCGGGCATCACGGCCGGCGGCACGCCCGCGGACCTGGACGCGGTGGCGAAGAACCTCGAAGGCAGCGTCGGGTTCGGCTTCCTGCTGCTGTCCGCGCTCGGCCTGGACGCGGCCTACCCCGAGCTGGACCTGCCCGCCTACCTCAACGACCGCGGCCGCACGCTGTACGCGACCCAGCGGGACGCCTGCGTCGACGCGGTGTTCGGCTACGCCTTCGGGCACATCGCCGACTACACGACGGCGAACCCGCTCACCACGGCGAAGTGGCAGGCCCGGCTGGCCGAAAACAAGCTCGGCGCCCGGCCGCCGAAGGCCCCGGTGTTCCTGTTCCACGGCACGGCCGACGAGATCATCCCGCTCGCCCAGGCGCAGACCCTGCGCCGCGACTACTGCGCGGCGGGGGTCCCGGTCACCTGGGGCGGCTACCTCGGCGAGCACGTGACGACGCTCGCGTTCTCGGCCGGCGACGTCGTGGGCTACCTGGCCGGCCGGTTCGCGGGCAAGCCGGCGCGCTCCAGCTGCTGA
- a CDS encoding family 43 glycosylhydrolase, with protein sequence MKLSSPRRFGVVLALVAALVPVPGASAAPPAAVKAAAESLSVPGIDDVRGNLTLPDGGPDGTTVTWTSSAPAVITPTGEVTRPPSGSEPVHVGLTAKVSAGRDSVTRRFTATVAPKPVQEPLAGYSFFYFTGEGTSDGEQIYSALSRGNDPLNFTELNNGRPVLKSSLGELGVRDPFILRSPDGDKFYLLATDLRIHAGRGWDAAQRTGSRSIMVWESTDLAHWSRQRSVQVSPPTAGNTWAPEAFWDAKRGTYVVYWASKLYAENDPDHTGDSYNRMMYATTRDFVTFSTPQVWIDPGYSVIDSTVIKDQDTYYRFTKDERNTTSSTPCSKFITEEKSTDLLDPHYGFVADCIGKATATGPGLSAGEGPTGFKSNTENKWYLFIDEFGGRGYVPFESTDLNSGKWTMSTGAHLPASPRHGTVLPVTQAEMNRLSAPPAPVRADTNGLVAHWPLNAKSGTVAADTTGHGYDGALAGDVSWTDGALAFGGRNGHVQLPNNLLTGAAAATVSADVLVDPGQQTPYFLWGLGNTAQDGTGNGYLFTTGGTASGGLRGAIATGNWTTEQQVASAGGLPRGVWKNVTLTVGDGVAVLYLDGVEVARNANATIKPSDLGGGVTAANYLGRSVYAGDKTLTGKMKDVRLYDRALSGVEVSALPSNSTAIRSVELASLKTPAVVDSGAGTVVLPVKPGTDLRKLAPMFGLAPGSTIKPGNGKPVDLSTPKRFTVTGAGGDRRVWTVEAHEVRSPVLPGFTADPNIVAFGDTYYLYPTTDGFDGWSGTKFSAWSSKDLVHWTDDGVILDLGPDVSWAGKNAWAPTIAEHDGKYYFYFCAEAKIGVAVSDSPTGPFVDSGKPLIASNPDGGQAIDPAVFVDHTGQPYLYWGNGNAYVVPLNDDMVSFDPAKITRLTGLDGFREGLFMAERKGTYYLSWSIDDTRSEDYRVGYATAPSPTGPFTNRGLILSKDAHLGVLGTGHSSMLQVPGTDDWYLAYHRFGIPGGDGTHRETTIDKLTFRRDGTIAPVAPTLESVRPQRIPWHCGAVRAI encoded by the coding sequence ATGAAGTTGTCCTCCCCGCGCCGTTTCGGCGTCGTGCTCGCCCTCGTGGCCGCACTCGTCCCCGTCCCCGGTGCGAGCGCCGCACCGCCGGCCGCCGTGAAAGCCGCCGCCGAAAGCCTTTCCGTGCCCGGGATCGACGACGTCCGCGGCAACCTCACCCTCCCGGACGGCGGCCCGGACGGCACGACCGTCACCTGGACGTCGAGCGCGCCCGCCGTCATCACCCCGACCGGGGAGGTGACCCGGCCGCCGTCGGGCAGCGAGCCCGTGCACGTCGGCCTCACCGCGAAGGTGAGCGCGGGCCGTGACAGCGTCACGCGGCGGTTCACCGCCACCGTCGCGCCCAAGCCCGTCCAGGAACCCCTTGCCGGGTACAGCTTCTTCTACTTCACCGGCGAAGGCACCTCCGACGGCGAGCAGATCTACTCCGCGCTCAGCCGCGGCAACGACCCGCTGAACTTCACCGAGCTCAACAACGGCCGGCCGGTCCTCAAGTCGAGCCTCGGCGAACTCGGCGTGCGCGACCCGTTCATCCTGCGCTCACCCGACGGCGACAAGTTCTACCTCCTCGCCACCGACCTGCGGATCCACGCCGGCCGCGGCTGGGACGCCGCGCAGCGGACCGGGAGCCGGTCGATCATGGTGTGGGAGTCCACCGATCTCGCGCACTGGTCGCGCCAGCGCAGCGTGCAGGTCTCGCCGCCGACCGCCGGGAACACCTGGGCGCCGGAAGCCTTCTGGGACGCCAAGCGAGGCACCTACGTCGTCTACTGGGCTTCCAAGCTCTACGCCGAGAACGACCCGGACCACACCGGCGACAGCTACAACCGGATGATGTACGCGACCACCCGCGACTTCGTCACCTTCAGCACGCCGCAGGTGTGGATCGACCCGGGCTACTCGGTGATCGACTCGACCGTCATCAAGGACCAGGACACCTACTACCGCTTCACCAAGGACGAGCGCAACACCACGTCCTCCACGCCGTGCAGCAAGTTCATCACCGAAGAGAAGTCCACCGACCTGCTCGACCCGCACTACGGCTTCGTGGCCGACTGCATCGGCAAGGCGACGGCGACCGGTCCCGGCCTCTCCGCGGGCGAAGGGCCCACCGGCTTCAAGTCCAACACCGAGAACAAGTGGTACCTGTTCATCGACGAGTTCGGCGGCCGCGGGTACGTCCCGTTCGAGTCCACCGACCTGAACTCCGGGAAGTGGACGATGTCGACCGGCGCGCACCTGCCGGCGTCACCGCGGCACGGCACCGTCCTGCCCGTCACGCAAGCGGAGATGAACCGGCTCAGCGCTCCCCCGGCACCCGTGCGCGCCGACACGAACGGCCTGGTCGCGCACTGGCCGCTCAACGCGAAGTCCGGCACGGTCGCGGCCGACACCACCGGGCACGGCTACGACGGCGCCCTCGCCGGCGACGTGAGCTGGACCGACGGCGCGCTCGCGTTCGGCGGCAGGAACGGGCACGTGCAGCTGCCGAACAACCTGCTCACCGGCGCCGCCGCGGCCACCGTTTCGGCCGACGTCCTGGTCGATCCGGGCCAGCAGACGCCGTACTTCCTGTGGGGCCTGGGCAACACGGCCCAGGACGGGACCGGCAACGGCTACCTGTTCACCACGGGCGGCACCGCGAGCGGCGGCCTGCGCGGCGCCATCGCGACCGGGAACTGGACCACCGAACAGCAGGTGGCCTCCGCCGGCGGGCTCCCGCGCGGGGTCTGGAAGAACGTGACCCTGACCGTCGGCGACGGCGTGGCGGTGCTCTACCTCGACGGCGTCGAAGTGGCCCGCAACGCGAACGCCACCATCAAGCCGTCGGACCTCGGCGGCGGCGTCACGGCGGCGAACTACCTCGGCCGGTCGGTGTACGCGGGCGACAAGACCCTGACCGGGAAGATGAAGGACGTGCGGCTCTACGACCGGGCGTTGTCCGGGGTGGAGGTCTCCGCGCTGCCGTCGAACAGCACCGCCATCCGGTCGGTGGAACTCGCCTCGCTCAAGACGCCGGCCGTCGTCGACTCCGGCGCCGGGACGGTGGTGCTGCCGGTCAAGCCGGGCACCGACCTGCGCAAGCTGGCGCCGATGTTCGGCCTCGCGCCGGGTTCGACCATCAAGCCGGGCAACGGGAAGCCGGTCGACCTCAGCACGCCGAAGCGGTTCACGGTCACCGGGGCGGGCGGCGACCGTCGCGTGTGGACGGTCGAGGCGCACGAGGTGCGCAGCCCCGTCCTGCCGGGCTTCACCGCCGATCCGAACATCGTCGCGTTCGGCGACACGTACTACCTCTACCCGACCACGGACGGCTTCGACGGCTGGAGCGGCACGAAGTTCTCGGCGTGGTCGTCGAAGGACCTGGTGCACTGGACGGACGACGGCGTCATCCTGGACCTCGGCCCCGACGTGAGCTGGGCCGGCAAGAACGCCTGGGCGCCGACGATCGCCGAGCACGACGGCAAGTACTACTTCTACTTCTGCGCCGAAGCCAAGATCGGCGTGGCGGTGAGCGACTCGCCGACCGGCCCGTTCGTCGACTCCGGCAAGCCGCTGATCGCGAGCAACCCCGACGGCGGCCAGGCGATCGACCCCGCGGTGTTCGTCGACCACACCGGGCAGCCGTACCTGTACTGGGGCAACGGCAACGCCTACGTCGTCCCGCTCAACGACGACATGGTGTCCTTCGACCCGGCGAAGATCACCCGCCTGACCGGCCTCGACGGCTTTCGAGAGGGCCTGTTCATGGCGGAGCGCAAGGGCACGTACTACCTGAGCTGGTCGATCGACGACACGCGCAGCGAGGACTACCGCGTCGGCTACGCGACGGCGCCCTCGCCGACGGGACCGTTCACCAACCGCGGCCTGATCCTGAGCAAGGACGCCCACCTCGGCGTCCTCGGCACCGGGCACAGCTCGATGCTGCAGGTCCCGGGCACCGACGACTGGTACCTCGCCTACCACCGCTTCGGCATCCCGGGCGGCGACGGCACCCACCGCGAGACGACGATCGACAAGCTCACCTTCCGCCGCGACGGCACGATCGCCCCGGTCGCGCCGACGCTGGAAAGCGTGCGGCCGCAGCGGATCCCGTGGCACTGCGGAGCGGTCCGGGCGATCTAG
- a CDS encoding GMC oxidoreductase, with protein sequence MPVLNRRTVLKGAAAVAGAAALGAARVTREEHRVVVIGSGFGGGVTALRLARAGVPVLVLERGRRWPTGPDAETFPHPTSPDKRIFWLGSAPSLPGLPSLPPFERYTGLLEQVSGRGMSMMCAAGVGGGSLVYQGMTLQPTAELFHACFPEQLDYARMAADHYPRVAAMLGIETAPDALVESRTYRAARVFARNARNAGYDVEKIPMPIDWDFALRELDGEVKPSYTNGDCALGVNNGGKHSVDVTYLAAAEATGRCTVAVLHNVTDVALAPDGRWEVRVDRIDTAGNVLEKKILTAKALVMAAGTANTTRLLMRAGAKGDIPDLPDELGAGWGTNGDRIYTWTNLADDFGAPQGGPVVYGSKEWDDPATANTVIQASLPPLPDLRTTMLVGYGISAGRGRFVYDAAKDDAVLHWPSDADAKLSARIHQRISRIAGPLGVLLDTTAVVPSTWHPLGGAAMGTVCDLEGRVLGHRGLYVLDGALMPGTTAACNPSMTIAAVAERALDHLITEDVDRVF encoded by the coding sequence ATGCCCGTCCTGAACCGCCGCACCGTCCTGAAGGGCGCCGCCGCCGTCGCCGGGGCCGCCGCCCTCGGGGCCGCCCGGGTCACCCGCGAGGAACACCGGGTGGTCGTCATCGGGTCCGGGTTCGGCGGCGGGGTGACGGCGCTGCGGCTCGCCCGGGCCGGCGTGCCCGTGCTGGTGCTCGAACGCGGCCGGCGCTGGCCGACCGGGCCGGACGCCGAGACGTTCCCGCACCCGACGTCGCCGGACAAGCGGATCTTTTGGCTCGGCTCCGCGCCCTCGCTGCCGGGACTGCCGTCGCTGCCGCCGTTCGAGCGCTACACCGGGCTGCTGGAACAGGTGAGCGGTCGAGGCATGAGCATGATGTGCGCGGCAGGCGTCGGTGGCGGCTCGCTCGTCTACCAGGGCATGACGCTGCAGCCGACCGCGGAGCTGTTCCACGCCTGCTTCCCCGAACAGCTCGACTACGCCCGGATGGCCGCCGACCACTACCCCCGCGTCGCCGCGATGCTGGGCATCGAGACCGCGCCGGACGCCCTCGTCGAGAGCAGGACCTACCGAGCCGCCCGGGTTTTCGCCCGCAACGCGCGCAACGCCGGTTACGACGTCGAGAAGATCCCGATGCCGATCGACTGGGACTTCGCGCTGCGCGAGCTCGACGGCGAAGTGAAACCGTCCTACACCAACGGGGACTGCGCGCTCGGGGTGAACAACGGCGGCAAGCACTCGGTCGACGTCACCTACCTCGCCGCCGCCGAAGCGACCGGCCGCTGCACCGTGGCGGTCCTCCACAACGTCACCGATGTCGCGCTCGCGCCGGACGGCCGCTGGGAAGTCCGCGTCGACCGCATCGACACCGCCGGCAACGTGCTCGAAAAGAAGATCCTGACCGCGAAAGCACTCGTGATGGCGGCCGGCACGGCGAACACGACCCGGCTGCTGATGCGCGCGGGTGCGAAGGGCGACATCCCCGACCTGCCCGACGAACTGGGGGCGGGCTGGGGCACCAACGGCGACCGCATCTACACCTGGACGAACCTCGCCGACGACTTCGGTGCCCCGCAAGGCGGTCCGGTCGTCTACGGCAGCAAGGAGTGGGACGACCCGGCGACGGCCAACACCGTCATCCAGGCGTCCCTGCCGCCGCTGCCGGACCTGCGCACCACGATGCTCGTCGGCTACGGCATCAGCGCCGGGCGCGGCCGGTTCGTCTACGACGCCGCGAAGGACGACGCCGTCCTGCACTGGCCGTCGGACGCCGACGCGAAGCTGAGCGCGCGCATCCACCAACGCATCTCCCGCATCGCCGGGCCGCTCGGCGTGCTGCTCGACACGACCGCCGTCGTGCCCAGCACCTGGCACCCGCTCGGCGGCGCCGCGATGGGCACGGTCTGCGACCTCGAAGGCCGCGTGCTCGGCCACCGCGGCCTGTACGTCCTCGACGGCGCCCTGATGCCGGGGACGACCGCAGCGTGCAACCCCTCGATGACCATCGCCGCCGTCGCCGAGCGCGCGCTGGACCACCTGATCACCGAAGACGTCGACCGCGTCTTCTGA